One part of the Verrucomicrobiota bacterium genome encodes these proteins:
- a CDS encoding 16S rRNA (uracil(1498)-N(3))-methyltransferase — protein MNRFFVADLQNHLRDLHLSGEEYHHCTHVMRQGPGDAVVLFDGKGLEVKARIKDVTKNEASLDMIHQSTTPALPYSITLAQAIPKGKCMDSIVQKATEIGAKQIIPLISQRTVVQVSDEKAESKIGKWIQITIEAAKQCGINWLPEVLPPVSLKEFFNQKHTFDLLLIASLQPDAVHFKKVLEDFTLDTKGKKPNKVLVLIGPEGDFTPAEISLSKASGCQPITLGPQVLRSETAAIYCLSIIAHELQGV, from the coding sequence ATGAATCGTTTTTTTGTAGCCGACCTCCAGAACCATTTGCGCGACTTACACCTCTCCGGCGAGGAGTACCACCACTGTACCCATGTCATGCGTCAAGGTCCTGGGGATGCGGTAGTTCTTTTTGACGGCAAAGGGCTGGAGGTCAAAGCAAGGATCAAGGATGTCACTAAAAATGAGGCTTCCCTGGATATGATCCATCAATCCACCACACCGGCACTCCCCTATTCCATTACACTAGCTCAAGCGATTCCCAAGGGTAAATGCATGGATTCAATCGTCCAGAAGGCCACGGAAATCGGTGCGAAACAAATTATCCCCCTCATCTCGCAAAGGACTGTCGTCCAAGTATCTGACGAGAAAGCAGAATCGAAAATCGGTAAATGGATCCAAATCACCATTGAAGCGGCCAAACAATGCGGGATTAACTGGCTGCCCGAGGTTTTACCACCGGTTTCCCTGAAAGAGTTTTTTAATCAGAAACATACATTCGACCTTCTCTTGATCGCCTCGTTACAACCGGATGCGGTTCATTTTAAGAAAGTCCTTGAGGACTTCACCCTGGATACTAAGGGGAAAAAGCCCAATAAGGTACTCGTCCTGATCGGTCCGGAAGGTGATTTTACCCCCGCTGAAATCTCATTGTCAAAGGCTAGTGGGTGCCAGCCGATTACGCTCGGGCCCCAAGTCCTGCGTAGCGAGACGGCGGCCATTTATTGCCTAAGTATCATCGCCCACGAGCTGCAAGGGGTTTAA
- a CDS encoding ElyC/SanA/YdcF family protein, producing the protein MDYFSFKKTIIPLLNPAILAGVGLLFALLFILIKQTRWFGFILAVLSLGFLYISSTAIGEMPFLRYLEWKYPRINLDLATERQKIEEFNPDYIVVLGGGNREARATEAARIKKYFPDLKIITTGGDNEFPLSAAATSESLIKERMKMEDMEIIKLPGRDTESEALGVSRYLKENRKSKIILVTGAIHMPRAILFFEAAGVKCFPSPARRQHRGFGSLIADSLIPSISSLKETHLAIREFVGFLWAKFKVGYLVPEPEKN; encoded by the coding sequence TATTCCCCTTTTGAATCCGGCTATTTTAGCCGGAGTCGGACTTCTTTTTGCATTGTTATTCATTCTTATTAAACAGACGAGGTGGTTTGGTTTTATATTGGCGGTGCTTTCTCTGGGTTTCCTTTATATCAGCAGCACAGCCATTGGGGAAATGCCTTTCCTGCGTTATTTAGAATGGAAATATCCGAGAATTAATCTGGATCTGGCAACAGAAAGACAAAAGATCGAGGAATTTAATCCGGATTATATTGTCGTACTGGGCGGGGGAAACCGTGAGGCGCGGGCTACGGAGGCGGCACGGATTAAGAAATATTTTCCTGACTTGAAGATTATTACGACCGGTGGGGATAATGAATTCCCGCTTTCAGCTGCAGCCACATCAGAGAGCCTGATCAAGGAAAGGATGAAAATGGAGGATATGGAGATTATCAAGCTCCCGGGGAGGGATACTGAAAGTGAAGCTTTAGGGGTTTCCCGATATCTGAAGGAAAATAGAAAATCAAAAATCATCCTCGTCACCGGGGCTATCCACATGCCACGTGCGATTCTATTTTTTGAAGCAGCGGGCGTGAAATGTTTTCCGTCACCAGCAAGGCGCCAACACAGGGGATTCGGTTCATTGATTGCGGATAGTTTGATTCCGTCAATCTCCAGCTTGAAGGAAACACACTTGGCCATTAGGGAATTTGTCGGTTTCCTTTGGGCGAAATTTAAGGTGGGATACTTGGTGCCAGAACCAGAGAAAAACTAA